A window of Procambarus clarkii isolate CNS0578487 chromosome 69, FALCON_Pclarkii_2.0, whole genome shotgun sequence contains these coding sequences:
- the LOC138355920 gene encoding peptidyl-prolyl cis-trans isomerase-like: MMTTETGATADPVHLGDSASSIMNKVQEITGEIPQKQLTVEDLRRMREPVKRLVEAGRVMAVQEDQDGRRSARITLQDGQLYLHPLLRQPTPAHAHTLQESEVVGVLEPSCTLVFLDLGWAGSTRGRVTIRLTPDTPLARQFVLLCTGQRGHTYRNTKLLWVWNKGQPGERVGGGDYESNDGEGGAPLLPDLQGQYRESGRAGTVWALWGPGSPWCAQFVITTRDLQDDLQWPRVFGDVVSGLDVVRAAVNHSDITEVTVVDCGVVLPL; encoded by the exons atgatgaccacagagacaggtgccacagctgaccccgtacacctgggagactcagcctccagcatcatgaataaagttcaggaaatcactggagagatcccccagaagcaattaaca gttgaggacctccgcaggatgagggagcccgtcaagaggctggtggaggctggccgggtgatggccgtccaggaagaccaagatggccgccgctccgccaggataactctacaagacggacagctgtacctccacccactcctgcgtcagcccacgcccgcccacgcccacaccctccag gagagtgaggttgtgggcgtgctggagccctcctgcaccctggtgttccttgacctcgggtgggcggggtcaacaagagggcgggtcaccatccggctgacccctgacactccgctggccagacagtttgtgttgttgtgtacgggccagcggggccacacctaccgcaacactaaactgttgtggGTGTGGAACAAGGGTCAGCCGGGGGAGCGTGTGgggggcggagactacgagagtaatgatggtgagggaggagccccactgctgcctgacctccaggggcagtacaGGGAGTCAGGCCGAGCAGGAACTGTGTGGGCCTTGTGGGGGCCGGGGAGTCCCTGGTGTGCCCAGTtcgtcatcaccaccagggacctccaggatGATCTCCAGTGGCCAcgtgtcttcggtgatgtggtgagcggcctggatgtggtgagggcagcagtcaaccacagtgacattacagaggtgactgtggtggactgtggtgttgtgctgccactctag
- the LOC138355796 gene encoding tripartite motif-containing protein 59-like: protein MMDNKPEECSVCYNDYDDNQLRPRTLPCGHTFCSQCIDNGIENGQLTCPNCRAEHAATAATQFPISYAVEAFVRKLKDIQLTQKKTVPVKKKLHSLVQEQKSIISSLITSCEEVLSQLGEYRGQLGDWKTCHLQLQDRLYTLVEENKSAMQLLELEDTSVVDMTTQGEEGKTQLQAMLGSLDTVNTPQEVYTTIDTADECSMKVEDWLQKCQELFPNVKTVHTSETFCSNT, encoded by the exons gataacaagccagaggaatgttcagtgtgttatAACGATTATGATGACAATCAGCTACGACCTCGCACACTGCCGtgcggccacacattctgctcccagtgtattgacaatggTATCGAGAATGGTCAACTGACCTGCCCCAACTGCCGTGCCGAGCacgctgccacagctgctactcagttcccaattagctATGCTGTGGAGGCTTTTGTTAGGAAACTGAAAGATATCCAGCTAACACAAAAGAAAACTGTACCAGTAAAAAAGAAGTTACATtccctggtgcaggagcagaagagcatcatcagcagcctcattactagctgtgaagaggtactgtcccagctgggggagtaccgggggcagctgggggactggaagacttgccacctccagctccaggacagactctatacTCTGGTAGAGGAGAACAAGTCAGCAATGcagctcttggaactggaggataccagtgtggtggatatgacaacacaaggagaggaagggaagactcagctgcaggccatgttggggagcctcgacacagtcaacaccccacAGGAAGTTTacacaaccatagacacagctgatgagtgcagcatgaaggtagaagattggctccagaagtgccaggaactcttcccaaatgtcaagactgtccacacctca gaaactttttgctctaacacctga